The segment GTGTAGAGCAAATGCTAGAGCTTGATAAGGTCTTATCAAATACAAATGATGTTAAACTAAGTGGCGTTATAGAAGTAGATGTAAGCGAACAAGTCGCAAGAGAGAGAGTATTAGGCAGAGCTAGAGGCGCTGATGATAATGATGAAGTCTTTAATAATAGAATGAAAGTCTATCTAGCCCCACTTAAAGAGATTAGAGATTTTTATAGTAGCAAATCCCTACTTCGCAATATCAATGGCGAACGCACTATAGAAGAGATCGTAAGCGATATGGCAAATTTATTAAACACTATGATAAAGGAGTAAATTATGGATATAAGTAAAATCAAAGCTGGCAATAACCCAGATAAACTAAACGCAGTAATCGAGATCCCATATGGATCAAATATCAAATACGAAATAGACAAAGATAGCGGTGCTGTCGTGGTAGATCGCGTGCTATACTCAGCTATGTTTTATCCAGCTAA is part of the Campylobacter lanienae NCTC 13004 genome and harbors:
- a CDS encoding adenylate kinase codes for the protein MKKLFLIIGAPGSGKTTDASIIAKNDSKFSHYSTGDLLRAEVASGSDLGRLIDSFISKGNLVPLDVVVNTIVSAIKSSPTEYILIDGYPRSVEQMLELDKVLSNTNDVKLSGVIEVDVSEQVARERVLGRARGADDNDEVFNNRMKVYLAPLKEIRDFYSSKSLLRNINGERTIEEIVSDMANLLNTMIKE